Sequence from the Streptomyces mobaraensis NBRC 13819 = DSM 40847 genome:
CGGCGGAACATTTCCGGATCAGCCCTTCCCACGGGTACGACGGCCGCCGCGCCGGGCGGACGGCAGTTTCTTACCGACGCTCCGGCCGGTGATCACGGTGCGCTCGGGTTCGGCGGGGGCGCCCTTGCGCCCGATCGCCCGCCGCACGCCGTAGCCGAAGGCGGCGACCTTCACCAGCGGTCCGCCGAAGGCGGAGGAGACGGTGGAGGACAACGCGGAGGCGTTGGCCGTGACCTCCTGGACGTCCGCGGCGATCGAGTCGACGCGGGCGAGCTGGGTGTGGGCGGACCGCACGGTCGCCGAGGCGTCGGCCAGCAGCGGCACAGCCTGCGCGGTGACGTCGGCGACCAGCTTGGTGGCCGCCTTGAGGGTCTGCGCGAGCCGTACCAGGACGAGGGCGATGAAGGACACCAGGATCGCCCAGAAGACGGCCACGAGGATCCCGGCCACCTCTCCACCGGACACTGCACCGCTCCCTGCTGTCGTCGCTGGTCACACGTAAGAAACGTCGGGTACCGACCTTATCGCGCCGCGGGTGGCGGCCCGTACTCCGTTTCGAGGCCCGGAGCGCCCCGGAAAACGCGGTGGCCCGCCACCCCGCCGCCACGAGGGCGGAGGGGCGACGGGCCAGGCGTGAAGGAGAGGTCCTACGGCCGACTTATCGGGCGTAGTACTCGACGACGAGCTGCTCGTCGCAGATGACCGGGATCTCCTTGCGGTTCGGGTCGCGGTCCAGGCGGAAGGCCAGGGCCTGCAGGTTGACCTGCAGGTAGCGCGGGGTCTCGCCCTCACCCGCGTAGCCACCCTCGCGGGCGACCTGGAAGGGGTGCTTGGCGCGGCTGCGCTCGCGGACCATCACGACGTCGTCGGGACGGACGCGGAAGGACGGCTTGTCGACCTTCTTGCCGTTGACCTCGATGTGGCCGTGGACGACCATCTGGCGGGCCTGGTAGATGGTGCGGGCGATGCCGGCACGCAGGACCAGGGCGTCCAGACGACGCTCGAGCTCGATGACCAGCGCCTCGCCGGTCTTGCCCTCGGCCTTCTTGGCGCGGTCGTAGGCGCGCGCCATCTGGCGCTCGCTGATGTCGTACTGCGCGCGCAGACGCT
This genomic interval carries:
- a CDS encoding DUF948 domain-containing protein → MSGGEVAGILVAVFWAILVSFIALVLVRLAQTLKAATKLVADVTAQAVPLLADASATVRSAHTQLARVDSIAADVQEVTANASALSSTVSSAFGGPLVKVAAFGYGVRRAIGRKGAPAEPERTVITGRSVGKKLPSARRGGRRTRGKG
- the rpsD gene encoding 30S ribosomal protein S4; protein product: MPNQSRPKVKKSRALGIALTPKAVKYFEARPYPPGEHGRGRKQNSDYKVRLLEKQRLRAQYDISERQMARAYDRAKKAEGKTGEALVIELERRLDALVLRAGIARTIYQARQMVVHGHIEVNGKKVDKPSFRVRPDDVVMVRERSRAKHPFQVAREGGYAGEGETPRYLQVNLQALAFRLDRDPNRKEIPVICDEQLVVEYYAR